One part of the Mariniblastus fucicola genome encodes these proteins:
- a CDS encoding VOC family protein — MTLKNYLLSSIAILVCAVGSSFISAGSNQDESEFTKPTIDIGCVVSDIDASVKFYTEAIGFEQTSEFKVGAEYANKVGLTDNKPLDVKVLTLGTGAGATQLKLMQVDGESAKAAHDHIHTTLGYSYLTIYVKSTEAAMKRLKDAGVETVAESPLPIEGAEQITLTLIRDPDGNIIELISPSPEK, encoded by the coding sequence ATGACACTCAAAAACTATCTGCTTTCGTCAATCGCCATTCTTGTCTGTGCGGTCGGTTCCAGTTTCATCTCTGCTGGATCCAACCAGGACGAATCCGAGTTCACCAAACCGACTATCGACATCGGCTGTGTCGTCAGCGACATCGACGCGTCGGTCAAGTTCTACACCGAGGCCATTGGCTTTGAGCAGACGTCCGAATTCAAGGTCGGTGCCGAGTACGCGAACAAGGTCGGACTAACCGATAATAAACCGCTCGACGTCAAAGTGCTCACACTGGGAACCGGTGCCGGCGCGACTCAGCTCAAGCTGATGCAAGTCGATGGCGAGAGCGCGAAAGCGGCACACGATCACATCCACACAACGCTCGGATACAGCTACCTCACGATTTATGTCAAGAGCACGGAGGCTGCGATGAAGCGTCTCAAGGATGCCGGCGTCGAAACCGTTGCTGAAAGTCCGCTGCCGATCGAGGGTGCCGAACAGATTACACTCACTTTGATTCGCGATCCCGATGGCAACATTATTGAACTGATCAGCCCATCACCGGAAAAGTAG
- a CDS encoding aldehyde dehydrogenase family protein gives MLEIPVIRWGKQYESLETTEVTHFNTNEPIATVHSANGGLVTRDMRSAQKARDTLRQFSCKQLIEMVGKAADYFENDELPMGNGTQTADDFVHQQSASTGLPQHMCRGNMKKNSFVMRNMTEILDCLTRGLDLEIFSRGYGKEDRGVVVSYQAQTPVLGAVLPSNSPGVHTLWMPAIPLQMGLVLKPGSSEPWTAYRIASAYEKAGIPKEVVSLYPGGHDVGAALMDSCPRSMIFGSQKTVDQYSSNPRVQVHGPGFSKIFLGDDCVDDWEQYLDMMVESVYINGGRSCINCSAIYASRHTEAIGKALAERLGPIEALPPENDEAGLAAFTVPGMGQAVWDMVKSDLEKDGVTDCTAEYGDRVVELERASYIRPVIARAASPECEIASKEFMFPFATVVECPQDKMIKAAGPTLVGTAITNDINFIDRLTDATNIDRLNIGPIPTNRLNWLQPHEGNIIDFLFRSRAYQMPEEKVAALV, from the coding sequence ATGCTTGAAATTCCAGTCATCCGTTGGGGCAAACAATATGAGTCCCTCGAAACGACCGAAGTCACACACTTCAACACCAACGAACCGATCGCGACCGTCCACTCGGCCAACGGCGGCCTTGTCACTCGCGACATGCGAAGCGCTCAAAAGGCTCGTGACACGCTGCGACAATTCAGCTGCAAACAACTGATCGAAATGGTCGGCAAAGCGGCTGACTATTTTGAGAACGATGAACTTCCGATGGGCAACGGAACGCAGACCGCGGATGACTTTGTGCATCAGCAATCTGCATCAACCGGTTTGCCTCAGCACATGTGTCGCGGCAACATGAAGAAGAACAGCTTCGTGATGCGGAACATGACCGAGATCCTCGACTGCTTGACTCGTGGGCTCGACCTGGAAATCTTCAGCCGCGGATACGGTAAAGAAGATCGCGGCGTCGTCGTCAGCTATCAGGCTCAGACCCCTGTGCTCGGCGCGGTACTTCCTTCCAACTCACCGGGCGTTCACACGTTGTGGATGCCAGCCATTCCGCTGCAGATGGGCCTGGTGCTCAAACCGGGTTCGTCCGAGCCCTGGACGGCGTACCGCATTGCGTCGGCGTACGAGAAAGCCGGCATTCCGAAGGAAGTCGTTTCGCTCTATCCCGGAGGTCACGATGTTGGCGCGGCGTTGATGGATAGCTGCCCGCGCAGCATGATCTTCGGCAGCCAGAAAACGGTCGATCAATACTCCAGCAACCCTCGCGTCCAGGTCCACGGACCGGGCTTCTCGAAAATTTTCCTGGGCGACGATTGCGTTGACGATTGGGAACAGTATCTCGACATGATGGTCGAGAGCGTTTACATCAACGGCGGTCGAAGCTGTATCAATTGCAGTGCGATTTACGCCTCGCGTCACACCGAAGCGATCGGCAAAGCGTTGGCCGAAAGGCTTGGACCGATCGAAGCGTTGCCGCCAGAAAACGATGAAGCCGGTTTGGCTGCCTTCACAGTTCCCGGCATGGGTCAGGCCGTTTGGGACATGGTTAAATCCGACCTCGAAAAAGACGGTGTCACCGACTGTACGGCCGAGTACGGCGATCGCGTGGTCGAACTGGAACGAGCTTCCTACATTCGTCCGGTGATCGCCCGCGCGGCCAGTCCCGAATGCGAGATTGCTTCGAAGGAGTTCATGTTTCCGTTCGCGACGGTCGTTGAGTGTCCTCAGGACAAAATGATCAAGGCCGCTGGTCCAACATTGGTTGGCACGGCGATCACGAACGACATCAACTTCATCGATCGACTGACGGATGCGACGAACATCGACCGACTGAACATCGGCCCGATCCCGACGAACCGTTTGAACTGGCTGCAGCCTCACGAAGGCAACATCATCGACTTCCTGTTCCGGTCTCGGGCTTACCAGATGCCGGAAGAAAAAGTGGCGGCGTTGGTGTAG
- a CDS encoding PQQ-dependent sugar dehydrogenase has protein sequence MRFASHLILSILVGVGLAAVQPDENDDGVIERVQWTTSKLKGTPDPPMPFATERIYESVELTRPTHMTRVPETDRWIVTQQNGKLLSFNRSGDPDVQPVVDLKQVEGWHFAAFGIAFHPEFPEQPWCYVTYRDQPKSETGAKLSRFRVVDPKTPKIKLNSEMEILKWRSHDHMGGQPLFGPDGYLYMSIGDGQRPTPPDPLNTGQDIGDLQASMLRIDVDNLSSDKNYSIPADNPFVDVPDARGEIWAFGVRNPWRLCFRDNGELWVGDVGWEMREMIYRIDPGANYGWSVKEGSQNVKPMSGAHSVPITKAILEHDHVEARSITGGFFWSSPRIPELVGAYIYGDWMTGKVWALKYDSGKEQIIEHRELVDTPLQIISFAVDDDGEVLIVGYDGTIHRLIPNPLLTGESQNAAFPRKLSETGLFESVADEKPSLGVIEYEINAHHWADGTTSRRWIGVVGDDQLSLLEKSNWMTGDIQGQFNFPHNTAIAKTIYLQLDPANPKSKRRVETQVLHRYHDAWMAYNYVWNQDQTDAILQENIAVEREFKIATPDSSDGFRKQKWLHSSRDQCMLCHIWSSGTVHAFKREQLNRSFDDEKQNQLNKFAALGLFEAEFNPLEPSVSPIDNGASLEQRTRAWLQLNCAHCHRQNGGGTGSFVLESSVSLEDMKLVDMPANQGDFGYSDTKLVVSGDPSRSVLLYRLMKSGHGRMPQFGTSVVDDQGVLLMYDWIKSLGDSPKDLIRREHACKAVLKYPDVATIGQLLESTSSAVVLAVSLSRDGVNVRARESIARVAARHENAEIRDLFERFLPASEQIERLGNNIDVDLVLSTEGDVERGKSLWFNSGFSCRNCHQIAGEGQMVGPSMDGIGSKRTKREILDSLLNPSVSIEENYRGHIVATEDGELISGLKLSEDENQMVIVNSEGKQHIIALDEIEESRPMDKSLMPEQLLADMTLQQTADLLEFLKSLK, from the coding sequence ATGCGATTTGCCAGCCACCTCATTCTTTCCATCCTCGTCGGCGTCGGCCTTGCAGCTGTCCAGCCAGACGAAAACGATGACGGCGTTATCGAACGAGTCCAATGGACGACTTCTAAACTCAAAGGCACGCCTGATCCGCCGATGCCGTTTGCGACCGAGCGGATTTATGAATCGGTAGAGTTGACTCGTCCGACGCACATGACTCGTGTGCCCGAGACCGATCGCTGGATCGTGACACAGCAAAATGGAAAGCTGTTGTCATTTAATCGCAGCGGCGATCCGGATGTGCAACCGGTCGTTGATCTCAAACAAGTCGAAGGTTGGCACTTCGCGGCCTTTGGAATTGCATTCCACCCGGAGTTTCCGGAACAGCCCTGGTGCTACGTCACGTATCGGGATCAGCCGAAATCAGAAACCGGAGCCAAGCTTTCCCGCTTTCGCGTGGTCGATCCGAAGACTCCGAAAATCAAGCTCAACAGTGAAATGGAGATCCTGAAATGGAGAAGCCACGATCACATGGGCGGCCAACCGCTGTTCGGGCCCGACGGCTATCTCTACATGTCAATCGGTGACGGACAACGCCCGACTCCGCCTGATCCCCTGAACACCGGTCAGGACATCGGCGACTTACAGGCCTCCATGCTGCGGATCGATGTCGACAATCTGTCGTCCGACAAAAACTACTCGATCCCGGCCGACAATCCCTTCGTCGATGTGCCAGACGCTCGCGGCGAGATTTGGGCATTCGGAGTCCGCAATCCGTGGCGACTGTGTTTTCGCGACAACGGCGAACTATGGGTTGGCGATGTCGGTTGGGAGATGCGCGAAATGATTTACCGCATCGACCCCGGTGCGAACTACGGCTGGAGCGTCAAAGAAGGAAGTCAAAATGTCAAACCGATGAGCGGTGCTCATTCGGTTCCGATCACCAAAGCCATCCTCGAACACGATCACGTCGAAGCTCGATCGATCACCGGAGGTTTCTTCTGGAGCAGTCCACGGATTCCGGAACTGGTCGGCGCGTACATCTATGGCGACTGGATGACGGGCAAAGTTTGGGCGCTCAAATACGATTCCGGGAAAGAACAGATCATTGAACATCGCGAGCTCGTCGATACGCCGCTGCAAATCATTTCGTTCGCGGTCGACGATGATGGAGAAGTCCTGATCGTCGGCTACGACGGGACGATTCACCGCCTGATCCCGAATCCGCTGCTCACTGGCGAAAGTCAAAACGCGGCTTTCCCTCGCAAGCTTTCCGAAACAGGTTTGTTCGAATCGGTTGCTGACGAAAAACCCTCGCTGGGCGTCATCGAATACGAAATCAATGCGCATCACTGGGCGGATGGAACGACTTCGCGTCGGTGGATTGGAGTCGTCGGAGACGATCAGCTTTCGTTGCTTGAAAAGTCCAATTGGATGACGGGCGACATTCAGGGCCAGTTCAATTTTCCGCACAACACCGCGATTGCGAAAACGATTTACCTCCAGCTCGATCCGGCGAACCCGAAATCAAAGCGACGCGTTGAGACTCAAGTCCTGCATCGGTATCACGACGCGTGGATGGCTTACAACTACGTCTGGAACCAGGATCAAACCGACGCGATCCTGCAAGAGAACATTGCGGTCGAACGCGAGTTCAAAATCGCGACGCCGGATTCTTCCGATGGCTTTCGCAAACAGAAATGGCTGCACTCCAGCCGCGACCAATGCATGCTGTGCCACATCTGGAGCAGCGGAACGGTTCACGCTTTTAAGCGCGAGCAGCTGAACCGAAGCTTTGACGACGAGAAGCAAAATCAGCTGAACAAGTTCGCTGCGTTGGGGCTGTTCGAGGCCGAGTTTAATCCGCTGGAGCCTTCCGTTTCGCCCATCGACAATGGAGCAAGTCTCGAACAACGGACGCGAGCCTGGTTGCAGCTAAACTGTGCGCATTGCCATCGCCAAAACGGTGGCGGCACCGGTTCGTTCGTGCTCGAAAGCAGCGTTTCGCTCGAAGACATGAAGCTGGTCGACATGCCAGCCAATCAGGGAGACTTTGGTTACTCGGATACGAAGCTGGTCGTCAGCGGCGATCCATCGCGGAGCGTTTTGCTGTATCGGCTGATGAAAAGCGGCCATGGTCGGATGCCGCAGTTTGGAACCAGCGTGGTCGACGATCAGGGTGTGCTGCTGATGTATGACTGGATCAAGTCGCTGGGCGATTCGCCGAAAGATCTGATTCGCCGCGAGCATGCCTGCAAAGCGGTGCTCAAGTATCCCGACGTGGCCACGATCGGCCAGTTGTTGGAGTCGACTTCGTCCGCCGTCGTCCTCGCGGTTTCACTTTCGCGAGACGGCGTCAACGTGCGGGCTCGCGAATCGATTGCTCGCGTCGCGGCGCGTCACGAGAACGCCGAGATCCGCGATCTGTTCGAGCGATTCCTGCCAGCTTCGGAACAAATTGAACGGCTCGGAAACAACATCGATGTTGATTTGGTCCTTTCAACCGAAGGCGACGTCGAGCGAGGCAAATCGTTGTGGTTTAACAGCGGATTCTCCTGTCGCAACTGTCATCAGATCGCCGGCGAAGGTCAAATGGTTGGCCCATCGATGGACGGCATCGGTTCAAAACGAACGAAGCGAGAGATCCTTGATTCACTTCTGAACCCTTCAGTCAGTATCGAAGAAAACTATCGCGGCCACATCGTTGCGACCGAAGATGGAGAGCTGATCTCCGGACTGAAGCTTTCGGAAGATGAAAATCAAATGGTGATCGTCAACTCAGAGGGCAAGCAACACATTATCGCTTTGGACGAAATCGAAGAATCACGTCCCATGGATAAGAGCTTGATGCCCGAGCAGTTGCTGGCGGATATGACGCTGCAGCAGACGGCAGACTTGTTGGAGTTTCTGAAGAGTTTGAAGTAG
- a CDS encoding outer membrane protein assembly factor BamB family protein, whose translation MFQRLSFSLAILALCATPLFAQQAKVDEAAKAAAWPMARGNETSTGAIEKSIGDKFEIDWEFKYPKGAFESSPIIASHEGKPTIFTSGIDVNVKGKLFSIDLETGKSNWDFEIEEGFVSSPAWRDGRIFVGDMIGMIYCVDAANGKALWTYETQGEISSGGNFFKSLVLFGSQDAKLYALERETGELKWAHSVDDQIQCGATVAGNRCFLAGCDSKLHVIGLDDGKEVSTVEIGSPTGTTAAAVGDDVYFGTEQGTFFSINFQTPEVNWRWEEPAGATSVRSSASVTNDHLVFGARNRKINCLDPKTGTLKWSTTVKAKVDGSPIIAGDRVYVGSTDGRFYTLNLEDGKVIWQTQFNGAILGSPAIIGGKLPRLVVATERGTVYCLKPAE comes from the coding sequence ATGTTTCAACGACTCAGTTTTTCACTGGCGATTCTGGCTCTCTGTGCGACTCCTCTGTTTGCTCAACAGGCAAAAGTCGACGAAGCCGCCAAAGCTGCAGCATGGCCGATGGCCCGCGGAAACGAAACTTCAACCGGCGCCATTGAGAAATCGATTGGCGACAAGTTCGAAATCGATTGGGAGTTCAAGTATCCAAAAGGCGCCTTCGAATCGAGCCCAATCATTGCGTCCCACGAAGGCAAGCCGACGATTTTCACATCCGGTATCGACGTCAATGTGAAAGGCAAGCTGTTTTCGATCGACCTGGAAACGGGAAAATCCAACTGGGATTTCGAGATTGAAGAGGGCTTTGTATCGTCGCCGGCGTGGCGTGACGGCAGAATTTTCGTCGGCGACATGATCGGGATGATCTACTGCGTCGACGCGGCCAATGGCAAAGCGCTCTGGACGTACGAGACTCAGGGCGAAATTAGTTCGGGCGGGAACTTCTTCAAGTCGCTGGTTCTGTTTGGCTCGCAGGATGCAAAACTGTACGCACTCGAACGTGAAACCGGAGAGCTCAAATGGGCTCATTCGGTCGATGATCAAATTCAATGCGGTGCGACGGTGGCTGGCAACCGCTGCTTTTTGGCTGGGTGCGATTCGAAGCTACACGTCATCGGGCTCGACGATGGCAAGGAAGTCAGCACCGTCGAGATTGGCTCGCCCACCGGGACAACCGCCGCGGCGGTCGGCGACGACGTTTATTTTGGCACCGAGCAGGGAACTTTCTTCTCGATCAATTTCCAGACGCCGGAAGTCAATTGGCGGTGGGAAGAGCCAGCGGGCGCGACGTCGGTGAGAAGTTCGGCTTCGGTGACAAATGACCATCTGGTGTTCGGAGCCAGAAATCGAAAAATCAATTGTTTGGATCCGAAAACCGGGACACTGAAATGGTCGACGACGGTGAAGGCCAAAGTGGATGGCTCGCCGATCATCGCGGGAGACCGGGTCTATGTGGGTTCGACGGACGGGCGTTTCTACACGCTGAACCTAGAAGACGGAAAAGTGATTTGGCAGACGCAATTTAACGGCGCGATTTTGGGTTCCCCGGCTATCATCGGCGGTAAACTTCCCCGACTGGTTGTTGCGACGGAACGTGGTACGGTTTACTGCCTCAAGCCCGCTGAGTAG
- a CDS encoding DUF1559 family PulG-like putative transporter has protein sequence MLSACIVSRDSWQIRKKVHRYFPPPADSRGLDGATGLSWRVHILPFLGKSELFQQFKMDEPWDSPANKKLLPKMPDIYNRFSSQLMMPADAPKGMTTMVAPNSDRTILGAPGRVGFGNIIDGSSNTVLLVVVKEPLAVPWTAPQDYKFDPDKPAAGLQFENGKTPVVLCDAFTCFADRENQWLYLFEMNDEEVVQIKN, from the coding sequence ATGCTTTCGGCCTGCATCGTTTCCCGCGACTCATGGCAGATTAGAAAAAAGGTCCATCGCTATTTTCCACCGCCAGCGGATTCGCGAGGGCTCGATGGCGCGACAGGATTGAGTTGGCGTGTTCACATTTTGCCCTTTCTTGGCAAATCTGAGCTATTCCAGCAATTTAAAATGGATGAGCCTTGGGACAGCCCCGCAAACAAAAAGCTGCTTCCAAAGATGCCAGACATCTACAACCGTTTTTCATCGCAGTTGATGATGCCTGCTGATGCTCCCAAGGGAATGACAACGATGGTGGCTCCTAATAGCGACCGCACTATCTTGGGAGCTCCTGGCCGAGTGGGGTTTGGAAACATCATCGATGGTTCTTCGAACACCGTTCTGTTGGTTGTTGTGAAAGAGCCGTTGGCCGTTCCATGGACGGCTCCCCAAGATTACAAATTTGATCCCGACAAGCCCGCTGCAGGCTTGCAGTTTGAAAATGGAAAGACACCCGTTGTTTTGTGTGATGCGTTTACATGTTTTGCTGATCGTGAAAACCAATGGTTGTATTTGTTCGAGATGAATGATGAGGAAGTCGTACAGATAAAAAATTGA
- a CDS encoding DMT family transporter yields MNPGEIAALTAAVLWTFSSMLWGQVKIPAFTLNACKNVIGCVFIVLHILCVWLIFGTFEFTTNPFDWGWLTLSGLVGIVAGDTLYFRCLQILGPRRALLIACASPLFATMLGYQFLEQQIGLVVLSGILLTVLGVATVVSDRRANVEAPGLLPGNFEVGVALGLLGAVCQAVGGLFSTLGMKGDCGALEATMIRLLIAAIASVVMLMAQWKTRKSFASTFRFEYLKFIVPATAIGTWLGIWLSQIAYKYADLAVAQTLISTCPLFAIPVVWILFGHKATRLAIVGTIVALVGVAMTVQKKEDPTDPVQQQDFDQQSGKVMYSDETWSVSQTPLAERKNW; encoded by the coding sequence ATGAATCCCGGAGAAATTGCGGCACTAACTGCAGCGGTGCTGTGGACTTTCTCCAGCATGCTTTGGGGTCAGGTGAAGATCCCGGCGTTCACGCTCAACGCCTGTAAAAACGTAATCGGATGTGTGTTTATCGTGCTGCACATCCTCTGCGTGTGGCTAATTTTTGGCACTTTCGAGTTCACGACCAACCCATTTGATTGGGGCTGGCTAACGCTCAGTGGACTGGTTGGAATTGTCGCCGGAGACACGCTTTACTTTCGTTGCCTGCAAATTCTTGGTCCGCGCCGGGCTCTGTTGATCGCTTGTGCCAGCCCTCTGTTCGCGACGATGCTCGGCTATCAATTTCTGGAACAACAGATTGGCCTGGTGGTGCTGAGCGGAATTTTGCTAACGGTTCTGGGAGTCGCCACGGTTGTCTCGGATCGAAGAGCCAACGTCGAAGCACCCGGTTTGCTGCCCGGAAACTTCGAAGTCGGAGTTGCTCTTGGACTGCTTGGTGCGGTTTGCCAGGCGGTCGGAGGACTCTTCTCCACACTGGGCATGAAAGGAGATTGCGGTGCTCTGGAGGCAACGATGATCCGATTGCTAATCGCTGCAATCGCCTCGGTCGTGATGTTGATGGCTCAGTGGAAAACCCGAAAGTCGTTCGCGAGCACGTTCCGGTTCGAGTATCTCAAGTTCATCGTGCCGGCCACGGCGATCGGAACCTGGCTGGGAATTTGGCTCAGCCAGATCGCCTACAAATACGCTGACCTCGCGGTCGCCCAAACGCTGATTTCGACTTGTCCGCTGTTTGCGATTCCGGTGGTCTGGATTCTGTTCGGCCACAAAGCAACCCGACTGGCGATCGTGGGGACAATTGTGGCACTGGTTGGCGTCGCGATGACGGTACAGAAGAAAGAAGATCCGACAGATCCGGTCCAACAGCAGGACTTTGATCAGCAATCCGGAAAGGTGATGTACTCTGACGAAACATGGTCAGTCAGCCAAACGCCGTTGGCCGAAAGAAAGAACTGGTGA
- a CDS encoding phenylacetate--CoA ligase family protein, which translates to MSTIDASLEPAITAAKERLDQHTVEIVQRHFHESTGCPFWLQKKKELNFDPLTEVKCYDDLKKFPSFEDDWLRGGPVDRWIMNDYKDKPTYVFETGGTTGVPKSRVVVNDFREDYEIFSDTLPDQYFPKGGNWLMLGPSGPRRLRLAVEHLAQHRGGICFCIDLDPRWVVKMLKKGWMEQVKEYKKHCIDQAITILTANHNIKCMFATPKLIESLCEGLEERGMTMQDTGITGIFSGGTEFTPQWTRFCVEELFGGPAEESGIFMTPTYGNTLMGLACSKPVTAAEKYKISYYAPQPRAVTEVVSFDDYNQSVGYGETGRVKLTTLTPEFFVPGFMERDEGEREMPFETYPWDGVSGVRPFHEIASGTTVGVY; encoded by the coding sequence ATGTCAACCATCGATGCCAGTCTTGAACCCGCCATCACGGCCGCCAAAGAACGACTCGACCAACACACCGTCGAAATCGTCCAGCGTCACTTTCACGAATCCACTGGCTGCCCGTTTTGGCTGCAGAAGAAGAAAGAACTGAACTTCGATCCGCTGACCGAAGTCAAATGCTATGACGACCTGAAAAAGTTCCCTTCGTTCGAAGACGACTGGCTTCGCGGCGGTCCCGTCGATCGCTGGATCATGAACGACTACAAGGACAAACCAACTTACGTTTTCGAAACTGGCGGAACGACGGGCGTGCCCAAAAGCCGAGTCGTCGTCAATGACTTCCGCGAAGACTACGAAATCTTCTCCGACACGCTGCCCGACCAGTACTTCCCCAAAGGCGGCAACTGGCTGATGCTTGGCCCGTCCGGTCCGCGACGCTTGCGATTGGCTGTCGAGCATCTGGCTCAGCATCGCGGCGGGATCTGCTTCTGCATCGACCTCGACCCGCGCTGGGTCGTGAAGATGTTGAAGAAAGGCTGGATGGAGCAGGTTAAGGAATACAAAAAGCACTGCATCGATCAGGCCATCACGATTCTGACGGCAAACCACAACATCAAGTGCATGTTTGCAACGCCGAAGCTGATCGAGTCGCTTTGCGAAGGCCTGGAAGAACGCGGCATGACGATGCAGGATACTGGCATCACCGGAATCTTTTCTGGCGGCACAGAATTCACACCGCAGTGGACTCGGTTCTGCGTTGAAGAGCTGTTTGGCGGCCCGGCGGAAGAGTCTGGAATTTTCATGACGCCGACTTATGGCAACACACTGATGGGTCTGGCTTGCAGCAAGCCAGTAACCGCCGCAGAGAAGTACAAGATTTCGTATTACGCACCTCAGCCACGAGCGGTGACAGAAGTTGTCAGCTTCGATGATTACAACCAGTCCGTGGGCTACGGCGAGACCGGTCGCGTGAAGTTGACGACGTTGACGCCGGAGTTTTTCGTTCCCGGTTTCATGGAACGCGACGAAGGCGAACGCGAAATGCCGTTTGAGACCTATCCCTGGGATGGTGTCAGCGGCGTAAGACCGTTCCACGAAATCGCGTCTGGAACAACCGTGGGCGTTTATTAG
- a CDS encoding leucine-rich repeat protein — protein MKSLEGIQYCKKLKRLEITSCKNLLDISAIESLANLETLSITDSQQEIKHFPVLNCPKLKRLNLSRIHGFKDLEFLRNEENIEMLDLRESGLRSLKGLRHCWKLKKIQVVGSGLTTIGCDIVEAPIQEIDFQDCDWLVDLEGLGNIKNLFSVNLKGCSSLKRLKSISQLTDMEYLDLTGCRSLETLDDLQSMPHVQHVVIKGCISLENVDGLLKLPSLKSLDWSDCPLLKTEDIELLRQKFPSLVEDKDVMD, from the coding sequence TTGAAAAGTCTCGAAGGGATTCAGTACTGCAAGAAACTCAAGCGCCTGGAAATTACATCTTGCAAAAATTTGCTAGACATCAGTGCTATCGAGTCGCTTGCCAACCTGGAAACCCTCTCCATCACAGATTCCCAACAGGAAATAAAGCACTTCCCAGTCCTCAATTGCCCCAAGTTAAAGCGATTGAACTTGAGCCGCATCCACGGATTTAAGGATCTTGAGTTTCTGCGCAATGAAGAAAATATTGAGATGCTGGACCTTCGCGAGAGTGGACTGCGGAGTTTGAAAGGGCTCCGGCATTGTTGGAAGCTGAAGAAAATTCAAGTAGTGGGGAGCGGGCTGACAACGATTGGTTGTGATATTGTCGAAGCGCCGATTCAAGAAATTGATTTTCAGGATTGCGACTGGCTGGTTGATCTCGAAGGATTGGGGAATATCAAAAATCTGTTTAGCGTAAACCTGAAAGGTTGTTCTTCGCTCAAACGACTTAAGAGCATAAGCCAGCTGACTGACATGGAGTACCTGGATCTGACAGGCTGCCGGTCACTGGAGACTTTGGATGATCTGCAGTCGATGCCTCACGTGCAGCATGTTGTGATCAAAGGTTGCATCAGCCTTGAAAATGTAGATGGATTGCTGAAACTTCCTTCATTGAAATCTCTTGATTGGAGTGACTGTCCGCTGCTCAAAACGGAGGACATTGAATTGCTCCGCCAGAAATTTCCGAGTCTCGTTGAAGACAAGGATGTAATGGACTAA
- a CDS encoding iron-containing alcohol dehydrogenase, with product MVSGSDSILRVGELAAELGTKKAMVVTDKGIVAAGHVAIALESLQKQNIETVVFDGAHENPTTKDVDAGMEIARSFEPDLLIGLGGGSSMDCAKGVNFVYSCGGQMQDYWGVGKATKPMLPMIAIPTTAGTGSEMQSFALISDAETHVKMACGDKKASCRIAILDPKLTVTQPEAVTALTGIDAISHAVETWVTKKRNPVSLLYSREAWKLLATNFSTVLQQPDNVEARAAMQLGAAWAGLAIENSMLGASHALANPLTATYDTAHGQAVGLMLPHVVRFNGEQFDPWYRELLLSTAGVDGMPDPASGARGLADFLTSLVETAKLATQLSGCGVEKEKLPQLAEGAAKQWTGTFNPRDVDQESLLSVYESAW from the coding sequence ATGGTCTCAGGATCCGATTCGATCCTGCGCGTCGGCGAACTGGCGGCTGAGCTTGGCACCAAGAAAGCGATGGTGGTCACCGACAAAGGCATCGTCGCGGCTGGCCACGTGGCGATCGCACTGGAATCGCTGCAGAAACAGAACATCGAGACCGTTGTCTTTGATGGCGCTCACGAGAACCCGACCACGAAAGACGTCGATGCGGGCATGGAAATCGCTCGCTCGTTTGAACCGGATTTGCTGATCGGACTGGGCGGCGGAAGTTCGATGGACTGTGCCAAAGGCGTGAACTTCGTCTATTCCTGCGGCGGCCAGATGCAAGACTACTGGGGCGTTGGCAAAGCGACCAAGCCGATGCTGCCGATGATTGCGATTCCGACCACGGCCGGAACGGGCAGCGAGATGCAAAGCTTCGCTCTGATCTCTGACGCCGAAACGCATGTGAAGATGGCGTGCGGCGACAAGAAAGCCAGCTGCCGAATTGCGATCCTCGATCCGAAACTCACCGTGACTCAGCCCGAAGCCGTCACCGCACTGACCGGCATTGACGCGATCTCACACGCAGTCGAAACGTGGGTCACCAAGAAACGCAATCCTGTTTCGCTGCTGTATTCCCGCGAAGCCTGGAAGCTTTTAGCGACCAACTTCTCGACCGTCTTGCAGCAACCAGACAACGTCGAAGCTCGCGCCGCGATGCAGCTTGGTGCCGCCTGGGCCGGACTGGCGATCGAAAACTCGATGCTCGGCGCCAGCCACGCGTTGGCCAATCCGCTGACCGCGACCTACGACACGGCTCACGGCCAGGCGGTGGGGCTGATGTTGCCTCACGTCGTCCGTTTCAACGGCGAGCAATTTGATCCCTGGTATCGCGAGCTTTTGCTCAGCACCGCGGGCGTTGACGGAATGCCAGATCCAGCAAGCGGGGCCCGTGGCTTGGCCGACTTTTTGACTTCGCTGGTCGAAACTGCGAAACTGGCAACTCAGCTTTCCGGCTGCGGCGTCGAAAAAGAGAAATTGCCTCAGCTTGCCGAAGGCGCGGCGAAACAGTGGACCGGCACGTTCAATCCGCGTGACGTTGATCAGGAAAGTTTGCTTTCTGTCTACGAATCTGCCTGGTAA